A stretch of the Capsicum annuum cultivar UCD-10X-F1 chromosome 10, UCD10Xv1.1, whole genome shotgun sequence genome encodes the following:
- the LOC107843758 gene encoding WAT1-related protein At5g07050 — MEGECSCNFYQRAKPYIAMISLQFGYGGMNIITKVSLNRGMSHYVLVVYRNAFATAIIAPFALFLERKIRPKMTFMMFLQIFVLGLLGPVIDQNFYYAGLKYTSPTFSCAMSNMLPAMTFVIAVLCRMEIVHIKKIGCLAKVLGTIVTMVGAILMTLYKGQVVNLLWSNNINSNEVITSGAYDKDWVNGAILLIFATLSWASFFILQAITMKKYAAPLSLTALICFMGTLQSSALTFVMEHKTSVWNIGFDMNLLAAAYAGIVSSSIAYYVHSQVMEKKGPVFVTAFSPLMMIIVAIMGSFILAEKFYIGGILGAVVIVAGLYTVLLGKYKEYKEEEIEESIIDEPVKGINGNNQMMIIVINDLEIQKNDEKIISAAPAFSFPILARESTEGLI; from the exons atggaGGGTGAATGTAGTTGCAATTTTTACCAAAGAGCAAAACCATATATAGCTATGATTTCATTGCAATTTGGTTATGGAGGAATGAATATTATAACCAAAGTTTCACTTAATAGAGGCATGAGTCATTATGTTCTTGTTGTCTATAGAAATGCCTTTGCTACTGCTATTATTGCTCCCTTTGCTCTCTTTCTCGAAAG AAAAATTAGGCCAAAGATGACATTCATGATGTTCTTGCAAATATTTGTATTGGGTCTTCTAGGGCCAGTGATTGATCAAAATTTTTACTATGCTGGGCTTAAATATACATCACCAACATTTTCATGTGCCATGAGCAACATGTTACCTGCTATGACATTTGTCATAGCAGTCCTATGCAG aatGGAGATAGTGCACATAAAGAAAATTGGATGTCTAGCAAAGGTGTTGGGAACTATAGTAACTATGGTTGGTGCCATATTAATGACATTGTACAAAGGCCAAGTTGTTAATTTATTATGGTCAAATAACATAAATTCTAATGAAGTTATTACTAGTGGAGCTTATGATAAAGATTGGGTGAATGGTGCAATTCTTCTCATTTTTGCTACACTTTCTTGGgcttctttctttattcttcaG gCTATTACCATGAAGAAATATGCAGCTCCATTATCTTTAACTGCACTTATTTGCTTCATGGGAACTTTGCAATCAAGTGCTTTAACATTTGTAATGGAACACAAAACTTCTGTTTGGAATATTGGTTTTGACATGAACCTTCTTGCTGCTGCCTATGCT GGAATTGTGTCATCAAGCATAGCATACTATGTACATAGTCAAGTAATGGAGAAAAAAGGACCTGTTTTTGTGACAGCTTTTAGTCCACTCATGATGATCATTGTTGCCATTATGGGCTCTTTCATTCTAGCTGAAAAATTCTATATTGGAGG aATTCTTGGTGCAGTAGTGATAGTGGCAGGGCTATACACTGTATTATTGGGAAAATACAAGgaatataaagaagaagaaattgaggaATCAATAATTGATGAACCAGTGAAGGGCATTAATGGAAATAATCAAATGATGATTATAGTAATTAATGATTTAGAAATtcagaaaaatgatgaaaaaataatatcagcaGCTCCAGCATTCAGTTTCCCTATATTGGCTCGGGAAAGCACCGAAGggttaatttaa